ctttcttaaaaagtggaacaacattagccaccctccaatccgcaggaactgatcctgaatctatagaacattggaaaatgatcaccaatgcatccatgatttctagagccaccaccgtagaccatcaggccccgggaacttatcagccttcagacctaacagtctctccaacactaattcctggcaaatataaattcccttcagttcaggtccttcagccactgttacatctgggagattgcgtgtgtcttccccagtgaagacagatctgaagtaccaattcaactcttctgccatttctttgttccctgtaatatattcactcgtttctgtcttcaagggcccaattttagtgtcaactatttattttcctttcacatacctaaaaaaatgcttttactatcctcctttatatttttggccagtttaccttcatacctcattttttctctgcgtatttccttctgagtaatcctctgttgttctttaaaagcttcccagtcctccgttttcccacttatctttgctatgttatactttttctcttttgactttatatgttttttAACTTCCCTCACCAGCCACGGCCGCccctgcctcctcctgggatctttcttcctttttggaatgaactgatcctgcatcttctgcattatacccagaaatacctgccattattgctccactgccatccctgctagggtattgcaccaatgaactttggccagctcctccctcatagctccatagttccctttatccaactgaaatattgtcacttttgattgtaccctctccctttcaaattgaagATTAAACGTGTTGTGATGATCACAACCAGGAAGGAAAGTTGATAATTTAAGAATATGGTGCTTCTTCAGCCATCCCCTGTGTAGGTCAGTgaggagatgagtttggtgagaCTCAGCTCATGGACAGCAGAGTGTTAGATGTTCTCAGAATTACAGTGAGGTTAATTACGGGAGGTCAGGAGTGCTTTATGTAATGAAAGTTGTGTGATTTACAGGTATATATTAATTTTATTTATAGACTTTGCATGTCTGGGTATTGGTACTTTTGTGacagattttcttttcaaataaagaCCAGAGACTTTGCGGAACATTGAATTAATCCACTGTCACGCGCAGAGCAAGTGACTGCTCAAGCTTCGATGTACAGTTGCTTATACTGCGGGACCTTTCGCATATTAGGCAAATGTGATAACCACTACACTCCCAAAAAAAAAACCGCCCGGCCAGGAGCAGCTGCTCAGAGTCGTCCCCCACTGAAATGGgggcagcgtggtggctcagtggttagcactgctgcctcacagcaccagggtcccaggttcgattccagccttgggcgactgtcagtgtggagtttgcacattctccccgtgtctgcgtgggttttctccaggtgctccggtttcctcccacagttcaaagatgtgcggatcaggtgaattggccatgctaaattgcccgtagtgttaagtgcatcattcagagggaaatgggtctgggtgggttactgttcggatggtcagtgtggactggttgagtccaagggcctgtttccacactgtagggaatctaatcttataagTTTGTCAGAGTATTTCAGGATACAGGTAACATTGGTGGATGTTTAGCTCAGCAGCTTCAGAAGATGGGTTTGATTAGAAATCAACAAGTTGTTAGAAATAGAGAAAGTTTAAGCTCTCAATTCTGACAGCACAGTTTGCAAGGAAGAGACTAAGAACAATCAATTAGGTAGAACTTGAAGATTTGATATCAAGGAGTAATTTCTCTGAATTGGGATGACTTTACATTGGTGCATTGGGAAATAGCTTGACAATATTATATTTGGTGTGCATTTAAAGATTTCTCTGAGTAGTTCTCaatagtttgtttttgttttcatcttAACGTGCAAAACTTCTGTAATGTCGTCAAAAAACGTTGGCCTCATTTGAATATGATTCACTTACTAAGCAACGTGATAAGTATATGATtgataaagagctgaaaatgtgttgctggaaaagcacagcaggtcaggcagcatccaaggagcaggagaatcaacgtttcgggcataagcccttcttcaggattgatgAAGCCAAGTTTCAATCTTGGGTCTGACTTGTCAAGCCATCCCATTAGCTGGGATCACAACAGTTAGGATAGTTCCATCTAGGGATAACAAGGGAATAgatgagagtttcagcagcagattaacTGAGACTAGGGTTGAGTTGGGTGATGTTACTGAAGGGGCAGGAAGTGGTCTTAGTGAAGATGGGGATATGTTGTGAACAGTCTGATTCAACCACAAGACATTTaccagggagagagaaggagtcaATGGCAGGCGGATGGAGTTTAGAGTGGAGAGTGTAGGTAATGGCTTCCTGATAGTTGGGGGGGAATTTCAGCTCCTTCAGTACTGGAGGTCAgacaagtcaagatggtgtgtgacttggagggagttggaggtcatggtgTTTACGTACGACTGGTCATTGAAAGGGATGCAGCTTGAGGGCTTACTAGACTCTGTCAGAGTACTGATTTGAATTGTGGAAGAATAAAGTAACTGAAATCTGGCACCCTttgccttctctctgtctctcgctctctcaccctccactttGACCAATATGTAGCTCCAAGCTTTCAGGGaatttcccttccctgaaggacattagcgaaccagttgggtttttatgTCAATCCAGCTACTTTCACGATCATGTTTTCCTTGTGCTGTCCTCACCAATTGCCAAGATTTGTTCAGATTGATTTCGGAACCtgcctttgtatttttttttgtgagtgttctctcactccctcttttttttccctgtttttaAATCAGTTTCACAGAGTGTTGGAAGAGGAGGCTTTGCACTGTTCAAAAACAGGTTCTGATAGATCCACCGAATTCTGATGGCCTGACTATCACTGTAGTTTGACCATGGAAGGAAAAAGCACCGTTCCCAGTggggagaaaccatggaagtgtggagACTGTGGGATGGGGTTCAGTTATCCGTCTGTGCTCGAAAGGCATcagcgcagtcacaccggggagaggccgttcacctgctccgaCTGCGGGAAGGGATTTGCACGGTCCTCGACCCTGATgagacaccagcgggttcacaccggggagcggctgttcacctgctccgactgtgggaagggcttcactcAGTTGTAccacctgctgacacaccagcgagttcacactggggagaggccgttcagctgctccgagtgtgggaagggcttcactcAGTTATCCCATTTGCTGCTCCACCAGCGGGTCCATACTGGGGAGAGACCGTTTAAATGCCCCGACTGTGGGAAGTCGTTCAAAAGTTCCAGGGACCTGATGCGCCATCAGCATGTTCACACGGACGAGAGACCTTTTAAGTGCCCAGACTGTGGGAAGTGCTACAAAGGTTCCACAGAACTGATATGCCATCAGCGTTTTCACACCGATGAGAGACCGTTCAGGTGCTCGCACTGCGGGTCTGGGTTCAGGACATCGTCACAGCTGACTgtacaccagcgggtccacaccggagaGAGACCGTTCATCTGCTCCGTCTGTGGGAAGAGATTCACTCAGTCGTCCAacctgctgaaacaccagcgggttcacaccggcGAGCGGCCTTTCACCTGCTTGGTGTGCGGAAAGGGCTTCAGTCAGTCgaccaccctgctgacccaccagcgggttcacaccggggagaggccgttcacttgCTCCAAGTGCGGGAAGGGATTCGCTGATTCATCCACTCTGCGGgcacaccagcgggttcacaccggggagaggcccttcacctgctctcagtgtgggaagggattcactcagttgttccacctgcggagacaccagcgggtgcacactggggagagaccatttaCTTGTTCtgagtgtgggaaaggattcactcagtcgtcccaCTTGCTGAAACACCAGCGTGTTCACGAGGAGCTACAGTGATTGGATTTAGCTTTCAGTCATAAATTCCTCCAATTTGGTGCAAGGAATATTTGATATTTGCTGCTCAGTATTAACCGATTCACATACCCATgtgaaactctctctcttcctcaaatCCTCAAAAACATTGTATAAACTGTCATTTTCTGATATAAGGAGCAAAAGATTTCAGGCAAAGGCTGAGAACtgcaagggggtgggggtgggggagtccctcCATACAGATCCACACTGTTGGACCACACTTCTTAAGGCCACATGTAGAGTGAAAGGCTGGTCAGGAGGAGTAAAGCTGCTTAGAAACCGAAAAGGAAATTCCCACAGTGAAGCAGGGACatgcagaggggaggggagtggagtgaAGGGGTGGAAGGAATATCGGATGAGCTGGGGCAGGAAGAAGAGGTCAGTTGGAACGTTGGATCTGAGGATGGATATCATTGAGGCTAACAGGGCTGGGCTGGCTGTTTGGAGCAGTTGGGtcttgagggggggggggcgtggttgTGTTGGTGAATGGAGGTGTTTTGGGTCTCAAGTCTCACTTCAGGGGGTGTAGTTGAAGGAGCCAAAGTTTAATAATTATGAGTTAGAGTGGGTTATAAGCTCACTTTTTCTGAGCAATTATTATCCTTCAGTCAGTTCAGAACTCTCCAACTCTCTTTTAGTCTCTGTGAGCACCTCTGACCATGGAGGACTCTCCTAGTCTCTATCTACACCCCTGACAGAACAGGAAACTCTTCTCCTATGTAAATATAGGATAAGGTTGTTGTGTTTATGTTTTAGCAGTGGGGTTTGACCTCACAACCTTCTGATGCAGAGGGTTATAGTCCAGATAACAGAGTGAAAGCAACATCAAATGACTTGAACTGAACAGAATGAATGGGaggatttgagaagatttgtaaagtAATGTATTTAATCCAGAGAGATTAAGATCTACAAGCCAGTAATGAATTGGCTGGGGGAAGCATGAAATTCCCATttagtttaaagaaaaatataccTGAAAAGTCATTTGGGATGTTGGGCTGATACCCAGTTAGGTATTTGTTGAATTTGTGGAAGAAATAGAAATGTTGTAGAATCAATGGATGTGTTCATTGAAGTTGGAGTAAACTTgtgaaagtgtgagagagagagagcctgattATGGAAGACTTCAGTAGCATTCCAGTAACAATTAAATCCTATTTGGATGAGTTCTCCCAAGTACGTAACTGAAGCAAAAGGAATAGCAGCACTAGCAGAAACATCTGGTATTTCTCACAGGCAGCGAGGTGGTCAAATGTTGGCACATGGAAAACCACCGAGTAGCTGGAGGAATAAACAAGAATGTGGCTGCAGGAAAAAAGGCAGGAGCTTTTCTAGCTATTAGAAAGGATAATATAAGTAATGTTGGGAAACCAGCAGGTTTCATTACATAAGATAGGTCAAAACAAATTTCCACGCTGGAGGGAATCTAAAAATCTAAATTGTTGGAAGCAGATTGATGATGGAGTAATAGAAACACTTGAAAAACAGTACCAAGGAAAAAAACTTGGATGTTAAACTAGTGGCACTGGTGCACGTGGCAGGTAAagttgggcaaagaagtggttcCAGGAGAAGGACTGATGTGCCCTCATCTGTAACAGACACTTGTGAGAAATGCCAATATCCTGTAAAATTGCCAAATGAGGTGCTTCAATACTTGGAAGGTCCTGAGATCTCAGAGTGGTCTTGAAGAATTAATTTCACTTGACAGGAAATCTGGAGGGCTTTCTGGTGTTTTTGACCTACAATGACAGGAATACTGTCAAGATCTCAGTTCCCAGTAGACCATTTGAAACCCCAAGAAGATTTGAAAGGACATGGTCTGTTTATTATGCAGGAGCCATCAAGTCTTGGAAAGGAAAATCTAAGTCCAAAACACAGAAGCTGTGGATATCGCTCGGAAAGAATTGAATCAGATGTGTTTAGAATGGCACCAAGACAAAGTGAAAGGTCTGGAAAGTGTCAGAGACCGAATCCAGCAGGAATATGCCATActttcattgaaacatgtaagcaACATTCACCAAATGgaaatggattttaattcaggcaAAGACTACTTGCTCCAAACAAATAAGTTATTTTGACCTTATCTGAAAATGAAGTGACTCTTTGAATTTGGAAAATGAAATAAGGATGAATTTAAAACTGCAGTTAATAAAACCTGATCTGTGGACCGAACAGAAACATTCTTTGCTGAGTTAAAGGAAGAGTGTAAAATAAAACTAAGGTGCTAAGTAATGTCagtgaaaatgtttttatttGCTGCTAATCCTTCTTGTCACATGTATTTGTTTATGTTTGGAGTAATCTTTTATAGTTTTGTAAATACGCTATATATAAATGTGTAAATTAAAGAGTTATTTGTACAGTCTGTCTTAAACTATTAGTTAAATGTTTATTATAAGAAATGGGATATTTTCAAAGCCTTTCTCAAGAAACTTTCACTGTGGTGAATCTTTCCTTTTTCCAAATGGAAAGGTGTGGCGAATC
This genomic window from Hemiscyllium ocellatum isolate sHemOce1 chromosome 27, sHemOce1.pat.X.cur, whole genome shotgun sequence contains:
- the LOC132828704 gene encoding gastrula zinc finger protein XlCGF26.1-like, whose product is MEGSNTVHIGEKPYTCSVCGRGFSRVSGLSKHKCSQDGEKPWKCGDCGKGFQYPGQLEIHRRSHTGERPFTCSDCGKEFARLSTLLTHRRVHTDKRPFKCPDCGKCHKSSGELMSHQLVHTDERPFRCSHCGTGFKRSSQLIVHERIHTGERPFTCSVCGKGFTQSTHLLKHQRIHTGERPFTCSECGKGFTRSSNLLTHQRVHTGERPFNCLDCGKCFKSSSELMRHQRVHTDERPFRCSHCGTGFTRSSDLTVHQRIHTGERPFTCSECGKGFTNYPSVLERHQRSHTGERPFTCSDCGKGFARSSTLMRHQRVHTGERLFTCSDCGKGFTQLYHLLTHQRVHTGERPFSCSECGKGFTQLSHLLLHQRVHTGERPFKCPDCGKSFKSSRDLMRHQHVHTDERPFKCPDCGKCYKGSTELICHQRFHTDERPFRCSHCGSGFRTSSQLTVHQRVHTGERPFICSVCGKRFTQSSNLLKHQRVHTGERPFTCLVCGKGFSQSTTLLTHQRVHTGERPFTCSKCGKGFADSSTLRAHQRVHTGERPFTCSQCGKGFTQLFHLRRHQRVHTGERPFTCSECGKGFTQSSHLLKHQRVHEELQ